The Deinococcota bacterium genomic sequence CTCAAGCACGACCCCAGGGAGCCGAAGTGGCTCAACCGCGACCGCTTCGTGCAGTCCGCGGGCCACGGCTCGATGTTGCTCTACAGCCTCCTGCACCTGACGGGCTACGGGGACATGACCATGGAGGAGCTTAAGGGTTACCGGCAGTGGGGCTCGAAGACCCCCGGCCACCCCGAGGTCCACTACGCGCCCGGCATCGAGACGACCACGGGGCCGCTCGGCCAGGGACTCGCCAACGCCGTGGGCATGGCGCTGGCCGAGGCGCACCTGGCGGCGAGCTACAACAAGCCGGAGTTTGAGATTTTCGACCGCTACACCTTCGTCATCGCCTCGGACGGCGACCTGATGGAGGGCGTGTCTTCGGAGGCCTCGTCCCTGGCGGGGCACCTGGGTCTGGGCAAGCTCGTCGTGCTCTACGACGACAACAGCATCACCATCGACGGCTCGACCGAGATCGCCTTTACCGAGGACACCGTAAAGCGCTACGAGGCCTACGGCTGGCATACTCAGCGCGTCGCCGACGGCAACGACCTCACCGCCCTGCACGCCGCCCTGGGCGAGGCGGTCAGGCATACCAGCCGGCCCAGCCTGATCGCGGTGCGGACCATCATCGGCTACGGCGCGCCCAACAAGCAGGGCACCGCCAAGATCCACGGCTCGGCGATGGGCGACGAGGAGGCGAGGCTCGCCAAGGAGACCCTGGGCGTCGACTGGCCCAAGTTCACGGTGCCGGACGACGCTCTGGCCCACTACCGCGAGGCGCTCGAAAGGGGCGGGCAGGCAAGGGAAGCGTGGCAGGAAACGTTCGACCGCTACAAGCGCGAGCACCCCGACTTGGCGCGGCAGCTCGAGCGCGCCAACGCGGGCGAGCTGCCCGAGGGTCTGGAGGGGGACCTGCCCAGCTTCGACAAGAGCAAGAGGCTCGCCACCCGCCAGGCCTCGGGCGAGATGCTCAACCACCTCTCGAGCCGCGTACCCGAGCTGATCGGCGGCTCGGCCGACTTAGCGGGCTCGAACAACACCACCATGGAGGGCGTTCCTTTCATCAAAAA encodes the following:
- the tkt gene encoding transketolase, whose amino-acid sequence is MSPAKTSPETALIQDEALAKRAVNAIRALTIDATQEAGEGHPGMPMGAAPMAYVLWQHFLKHDPREPKWLNRDRFVQSAGHGSMLLYSLLHLTGYGDMTMEELKGYRQWGSKTPGHPEVHYAPGIETTTGPLGQGLANAVGMALAEAHLAASYNKPEFEIFDRYTFVIASDGDLMEGVSSEASSLAGHLGLGKLVVLYDDNSITIDGSTEIAFTEDTVKRYEAYGWHTQRVADGNDLTALHAALGEAVRHTSRPSLIAVRTIIGYGAPNKQGTAKIHGSAMGDEEARLAKETLGVDWPKFTVPDDALAHYREALERGGQAREAWQETFDRYKREHPDLARQLERANAGELPEGLEGDLPSFDKSKRLATRQASGEMLNHLSSRVPELIGGSADLAGSNNTTMEGVPFIKNGDYRGRNIHFGVREHAMAAMMNGVALTGGLRPYGGTFLIFSDYLRPSLRLAALMELPVVYVLTHDSIGLGGDGPTHQPVEQLMSLRMVPNLVVIRPADASETAQAWLEALRHRDGPTALALSRQGLPVLDVPGGSVARGAYVLADADGEPELILIGTGSEVSLCLEAQEVLAGEGVRTRVVSMPSWELFERQDEGYRETVLPSAVRARVAVEAGVPVGWERYTGHGGAVVGLTRFGASAPGDEVMDKLGFNVDNIVATARGVLGR